From the Hymenobacter yonginensis genome, one window contains:
- a CDS encoding phosphopantothenoylcysteine decarboxylase domain-containing protein — protein sequence MRVLLTAGPTYEPLDPVRFIGNHSTGKMGYALAEAFAAIGADVTLISGPTNLPDPAHPRIRTQRVETADQMYAAAAALAPTADVWVFAAAVADYKPAHVAAEKIKKAGDTLTLELVKNVDIAATLGKTKRPEQFSVGFALETNNEEAHAQDKLRRKNFDLVVLNSLRDAGAGFRHDTNKVTLLDAQGESRIFEVKPKAEVARDIVDAVLARLPREV from the coding sequence ATGCGTGTTCTCCTCACCGCCGGGCCTACCTACGAGCCGCTGGACCCCGTGCGCTTCATCGGCAACCACAGCACCGGCAAGATGGGCTACGCGCTGGCCGAGGCCTTCGCTGCCATCGGCGCCGACGTCACGCTGATCAGCGGCCCCACCAACCTGCCCGACCCCGCGCACCCACGCATCCGCACGCAGCGCGTGGAAACCGCCGACCAGATGTACGCCGCCGCCGCCGCCCTGGCACCTACCGCTGATGTGTGGGTGTTTGCGGCCGCTGTGGCTGACTACAAGCCGGCGCACGTAGCGGCCGAGAAGATCAAAAAGGCCGGCGATACGCTCACGCTGGAGCTGGTAAAGAACGTAGATATTGCGGCCACGCTGGGGAAAACCAAGCGGCCCGAACAATTTTCGGTGGGTTTTGCGTTGGAGACCAACAACGAGGAAGCCCACGCCCAGGACAAGCTGCGCCGCAAAAACTTCGACCTCGTGGTGCTGAACTCCCTGCGCGACGCCGGGGCCGGTTTTCGCCACGATACCAACAAAGTGACGCTGCTCGACGCGCAGGGCGAATCCCGTATATTTGAAGTAAAGCCCAAGGCCGAAGTGGCCCGGGATATTGTCGACGCCGTTCTTGCCCGCCTGCCCCGTGAAGTATAA
- the porD gene encoding type IX secretion system protein PorD yields MKYNLPLSALLLAFVSLLARPTKAQEIQAEVRVTTENVTIADRQLVQQMQNDMQSFLNTRSFTSQTYRPEERIRMRIFVGITEIPQNGQYKATARIVSSRPVYGTGFETNLLSFADRNFVFNYSPQNPIDFSENNFVGNLSALLTFYAYLTIGIDQDSFARLSGSPYYDRARIVVQNASSQTITNEQDDAWKDGQSRNRYWLLNNLQDPQLEAIRTGIYAYYRQGLDVFIEKPEEARTSIYGALEGVHNAAIRRPGTLLARAFFDTKADEIANIFRSSPDAQQKQRLTTLLTEVDPTNSAKYQAMLR; encoded by the coding sequence GTGAAGTATAATCTGCCGCTGTCTGCTCTGCTGCTTGCCTTCGTTTCGCTGCTGGCCCGCCCCACTAAGGCTCAGGAAATCCAGGCCGAAGTGCGCGTGACCACCGAAAACGTGACCATCGCCGACCGCCAGCTGGTGCAGCAGATGCAGAACGACATGCAGTCGTTTCTGAACACCCGCTCCTTCACCAGCCAGACCTACCGGCCCGAGGAGCGGATCCGGATGCGCATTTTTGTAGGCATCACCGAAATTCCGCAGAACGGCCAGTACAAGGCCACGGCCCGCATCGTGTCGTCGCGGCCGGTGTATGGCACTGGCTTTGAAACGAATTTGCTCAGCTTCGCCGACCGCAACTTCGTCTTCAACTACTCGCCCCAGAACCCGATTGACTTCTCGGAAAACAACTTCGTGGGCAACCTGTCGGCGCTGCTGACCTTCTACGCCTACCTCACCATCGGCATCGACCAGGACAGCTTCGCGCGCCTGAGCGGCTCGCCGTACTACGACCGGGCCCGCATTGTGGTGCAGAACGCCTCGTCGCAGACCATCACCAACGAGCAGGACGACGCTTGGAAGGACGGGCAGTCGCGCAACCGCTACTGGCTGCTCAACAACCTGCAGGACCCGCAGCTGGAAGCCATCCGCACGGGCATCTACGCCTACTACCGGCAGGGGCTCGACGTGTTCATTGAGAAGCCCGAGGAAGCCCGCACCAGCATCTACGGGGCCCTGGAGGGCGTGCACAACGCCGCCATCCGCCGTCCCGGCACGCTGCTGGCCCGCGCCTTCTTCGACACCAAGGCCGACGAAATTGCCAACATCTTCCGCAGCTCGCCCGACGCCCAGCAGAAGCAGCGCCTCACCACCCTGCTCACGGAAGTAGACCCCACCAACTCGGCCAAGTACCAAGCCATGCTGCGCTAA
- the recN gene encoding DNA repair protein RecN, with product MLIDLRIRNYALIEQLQLQPSALLNIITGETGAGKSIMLGAIGLLLGNRADSRMLFDTDKKCVIEGQFDISSYQLQDIFEAEDLDYDAQCILRREISPAGKSRAFVNDTPVTLETLRHIGANLMDIHSQHDTLLLGDAVFQLNLLDLYAGLVPTRGQYSNAYRQYRKLEADLKTLQDQVAQANKELDYHSFLLTELEDARLDNERQDELEQEVKELEHAEEIKFKLTHALQCLTENEYCATGSMKEAATLLGQIANYSEQARELKLRLDSCLIELHDIADEIEAAERRTEGDPARIDELQGRLNVLYSLQRKHQVRDVVALLAVRSDLRDKVSSVLNLDRQITRLRRDADAALATVQKQATRLSEARRKVFPKFEKELASLLADLGMPNSRIVVQHQEGPPATSGIDVVSILFTANKGAQPQTLSKAASGGEFSRLMLCIKYMLADKTALPTIVFDEIDTGISGEIAVKVGRMMHQMAKKHQLIAISHLPQMAAAGDTHYFVYKEDRADRTVSCIRPLNLEERIQEIAQMISGAKPSLHATQSARELLALRGVEMAG from the coding sequence ATGCTCATTGACCTCCGCATCCGCAACTACGCCCTGATTGAGCAGCTGCAGCTGCAACCCTCGGCACTGCTTAACATCATCACCGGCGAAACCGGGGCCGGCAAGTCCATTATGCTGGGCGCCATCGGCCTGCTGCTCGGCAACCGCGCCGACTCGCGCATGCTCTTCGACACCGACAAGAAGTGCGTGATTGAGGGCCAGTTTGATATCAGCAGCTACCAGTTGCAGGATATTTTCGAGGCCGAGGACCTCGATTACGACGCGCAGTGCATTCTGCGGCGTGAAATCAGCCCCGCCGGCAAGAGCCGGGCCTTCGTGAACGACACGCCCGTGACGCTGGAAACCCTGCGCCACATCGGGGCCAACCTCATGGACATTCACTCGCAGCACGACACGCTGCTGCTCGGGGATGCCGTGTTTCAGCTGAACCTGCTGGACCTGTACGCCGGGCTGGTGCCCACGCGGGGCCAGTACAGCAATGCCTACCGCCAGTACCGCAAGCTGGAAGCCGACCTGAAAACCCTGCAGGACCAGGTAGCGCAGGCCAACAAGGAGCTGGACTACCACAGCTTCCTGCTGACCGAGCTGGAAGACGCCCGCCTCGACAACGAGCGCCAGGACGAGCTGGAGCAGGAAGTGAAAGAGCTGGAGCACGCCGAGGAAATCAAATTCAAGCTCACTCATGCTCTGCAGTGCCTCACCGAAAACGAGTACTGCGCCACCGGCAGCATGAAGGAAGCCGCCACGCTGCTGGGCCAGATTGCCAACTACTCGGAGCAAGCCCGCGAGCTGAAACTGCGCCTCGACAGCTGCCTGATTGAGCTGCACGATATTGCCGACGAAATAGAAGCCGCCGAGCGCCGCACCGAAGGCGACCCGGCCCGCATTGATGAACTCCAGGGCCGCCTGAACGTGCTCTACAGTCTGCAGCGCAAGCACCAGGTGCGCGATGTGGTGGCCCTGCTGGCCGTGCGCTCCGACCTGCGCGACAAGGTCAGCTCCGTGCTCAACCTCGACCGCCAGATTACGCGCCTGCGCCGCGACGCCGACGCCGCCCTGGCCACCGTGCAGAAGCAGGCCACGCGCCTCTCAGAAGCCCGCCGCAAGGTGTTCCCGAAGTTTGAGAAGGAGCTGGCCTCCCTGTTGGCCGATCTGGGCATGCCCAACTCGCGCATTGTGGTGCAGCATCAGGAAGGCCCGCCCGCTACCAGCGGCATTGATGTGGTGAGTATCCTGTTCACGGCCAACAAAGGCGCCCAGCCCCAGACGCTGAGCAAGGCGGCCTCGGGCGGCGAGTTCTCGCGCCTGATGCTGTGCATCAAATACATGCTGGCCGATAAGACGGCGTTGCCGACCATCGTATTCGATGAAATTGACACTGGCATCAGCGGCGAAATTGCGGTGAAAGTGGGCCGCATGATGCATCAGATGGCCAAAAAGCACCAGCTTATTGCCATCAGCCACCTGCCCCAGATGGCCGCCGCCGGCGACACGCACTACTTCGTGTATAAGGAAGACCGCGCCGACCGCACCGTGAGCTGCATCCGGCCGCTGAACCTGGAGGAGCGCATTCAGGAAATTGCCCAGATGATTTCCGGGGCCAAGCCCAGCCTGCACGCCACCCAAAGTGCCCGCGAGCTGCTGGCGTTGCGCGGCGTAGAAATGGCAGGGTAG
- a CDS encoding enoyl-ACP reductase FabI has product MASNLLAGKVGIISGALNEESIAWKVALKAHAEGARFVLTNAPLAMRMGEINKLSELCNAPIIPADATSMEDLEKLFSGAQEHLGGKLDFVLHSIGMSANIRKGKHYGELNYEWYQKTLDVSALSFHKMLAVAEKQDAFNEWGSAVALSYIAAQRAFLDYTDMSQAKAMLESIARSYGQRLGKLKKVRVNTISQSPTKTTAGTGISGFDAFYEYADRLSPLGNAPAEACADYCISLFSDLTRYVTMQNLMHDGGFSTTGISEEIVELMSKANS; this is encoded by the coding sequence ATGGCTAGTAACCTGCTCGCGGGCAAAGTCGGTATCATTTCCGGCGCGCTGAACGAAGAATCCATTGCCTGGAAAGTAGCCCTGAAGGCCCACGCCGAAGGCGCCCGCTTTGTGCTCACCAACGCCCCGCTGGCCATGCGCATGGGCGAAATCAACAAGCTCTCGGAGCTGTGCAACGCGCCAATCATTCCGGCCGATGCCACCTCCATGGAGGACCTGGAGAAGCTGTTCTCGGGCGCGCAGGAGCACCTCGGCGGCAAGCTCGACTTCGTGCTGCACAGCATTGGCATGAGCGCCAACATCCGTAAGGGCAAGCACTACGGCGAGTTGAACTACGAGTGGTACCAGAAAACCCTCGACGTATCGGCCCTGTCGTTCCACAAGATGCTGGCCGTAGCGGAAAAGCAGGACGCCTTCAACGAGTGGGGTTCGGCCGTGGCTTTGAGCTACATTGCCGCCCAGCGCGCCTTCCTCGATTATACCGATATGTCGCAGGCCAAGGCCATGCTCGAAAGCATTGCCCGCAGCTATGGCCAGCGCCTCGGCAAGCTCAAGAAAGTGCGCGTGAACACCATCTCGCAGTCGCCCACCAAAACCACCGCCGGCACCGGCATCAGCGGTTTCGATGCGTTCTACGAGTACGCCGACCGTCTCTCGCCCCTGGGCAACGCCCCAGCCGAAGCCTGCGCCGACTACTGCATCAGCCTGTTCTCGGACCTGACCCGTTATGTGACCATGCAGAACCTCATGCACGACGGTGGCTTCAGCACCACCGGCATTTCGGAGGAAATCGTGGAGCTGATGTCGAAGGCCAACTCGTAG
- a CDS encoding porin, with protein sequence MKKLLTILLLLAAGRVHGQAADSVSSEPAPGKKWYQTVAIRGYVQARYNRLLETNPDLTCEQCDRSWGRNGGFSLRRIRIIFFGQLHERVYFYIQPDFASTISGSSSLNATLLRDAYFDVGLDKASQFRVRLGQSKIPFGFENMQSSQNRLALDRSDGINSSFSNERDLGAFLYWAPTAVRQRFSRLVKDGLKGSGDYGVVGLGVFNGQTANRPELNNQRHVVARVTYPLEIGGQLIEPALQAYTGEYVVNRDQLSSGVKHRPDLRYPDQRVAATFVLYPQPFGLQAEYNVGRGPKFNPSTDSIETQRLHGGYLLLNYRLQYKGQQFYPFLRAQYYDGGKKHERDARSYQVREAELGVEWQPFPSFELVTMYTLSNRRFEDFQKPDNRQRGGLLRLQAQLNF encoded by the coding sequence ATGAAGAAGCTGTTAACCATCCTGTTGCTCCTGGCTGCGGGTCGGGTCCACGGCCAGGCCGCCGACTCGGTTTCCTCGGAGCCGGCCCCGGGTAAAAAGTGGTACCAGACGGTAGCTATCCGGGGCTACGTGCAGGCCCGCTACAACCGGCTGCTGGAAACCAACCCCGACCTCACCTGCGAGCAGTGCGACCGGTCGTGGGGCCGCAATGGCGGGTTTTCGCTACGCCGGATTCGTATCATCTTCTTCGGGCAGCTGCACGAGCGGGTGTACTTCTACATCCAGCCCGACTTTGCCAGCACCATCAGCGGCAGCTCCTCGCTGAACGCCACGCTCCTGCGCGACGCCTACTTCGATGTGGGCCTCGACAAGGCCAGCCAGTTTCGGGTGCGGCTGGGGCAGAGCAAGATTCCGTTTGGGTTTGAGAACATGCAATCCAGCCAGAACCGCCTGGCCCTGGACCGCAGCGACGGCATCAACAGTTCCTTTTCCAACGAACGCGACCTGGGCGCCTTCCTGTACTGGGCCCCGACGGCCGTGCGCCAGCGCTTCAGCCGCCTCGTGAAAGACGGCCTGAAAGGCTCCGGCGACTACGGCGTGGTGGGCCTGGGCGTCTTCAACGGCCAGACCGCCAACCGCCCCGAGCTCAACAACCAGCGCCACGTGGTGGCCCGTGTCACATATCCGCTTGAGATTGGGGGCCAGCTCATCGAGCCGGCGCTGCAGGCCTACACCGGCGAGTACGTGGTGAACCGCGACCAGCTGTCCAGCGGCGTGAAGCACCGCCCCGACCTGCGCTACCCCGACCAGCGCGTGGCGGCCACGTTCGTGCTGTATCCCCAGCCTTTCGGCCTGCAGGCCGAGTACAACGTGGGCCGCGGCCCCAAGTTCAACCCCAGCACCGACAGCATCGAGACGCAGCGCCTGCACGGCGGCTACCTGCTGCTCAACTACCGCCTGCAATACAAAGGGCAACAGTTCTACCCCTTCCTGCGCGCCCAGTACTACGATGGCGGCAAGAAGCACGAGCGGGACGCCCGCAGCTACCAGGTGCGCGAGGCCGAGCTGGGCGTGGAGTGGCAGCCGTTCCCCAGCTTCGAGCTGGTGACGATGTACACCCTCTCCAACCGCCGCTTCGAGGATTTCCAGAAGCCCGACAACCGCCAGCGCGGCGGCCTGCTGCGCCTGCAGGCCCAGCTGAATTTCTGA